The DNA sequence CGGGAAGCGGTCGCGGAAACCCTTCTCGCGCTGGATGTGGGCGTAGTCGTCGAGGCGCCGGCGGTCGTCCAACGGCTCGGTGGGGCAGGCCCGTTCGAGCAGCGCATCCAGCTCGAGGGTGTCGCAGTCGGCGATCACCGCGGCACGCCCGTAGAGCACCTGGCTGGTGGTGCGGGTCAAGCCCCACTTGCCGGTCTCGGCGTGGAAGTAGGTCGCGTACCCTCCGAGCACCGCGCCGCAGGCCAGCACGAAGGCCACGATGCGCAGGCCGACCGTCCGCCAGCCGGGCGCGGTGCGCAGCAACCGCCACGCACCGCCGGCGATGAGCAGGTAGCCGAGGATGGGAACCACGAGGGCCAGCGCCACCAGGCGCAGCATGACCGCCATCCCGACCAGCAGCCCGGCCAGCGCCGCCCGGCGGGGGCTGGGGGCCCCGGTACCCAACAACACCCACAGCAGCGCCACCAGCAGCACCTGCTGCCAGGCGTCTGACATGATCAGCTGCTCGATCTGGATCTGGTAACCGTCGAGCAGCAGCGGCGCAGCGGCCGCCGCCGCCCACCACCGGTTGACGCCGTAGCGCAGTGCCAGAGCCGACAGCGCGACGGCGGAGACGACCCCGGCGACGTGCTGCACGGCGGTGACGAGTTCCAGTCCACCGACCGCGAGCAGCGGGGTCAGGACGAACAGTTCGTATCCGATGGGGTTCAGGCCGCTCGGATTGAATTCGCCGAGGTTGCCCAGGTAGCGGAACGAGTCGACGAACAGCAGCGCCGGTTGGTAGGCGAACCAGGACAGCACCCGCAGCACCACGCCGGCGAGCACCAGCACGCTCAGCAGCCAGTGCCGGCGAATCAGCCTGCCGGCACTGCCCAGGACGGCGACCACGCCGCTCAGCTGTTACCGGAGCTCGTCCACTGCACCGTCGGATACAGCTTCTCGGTGTCGACGCGGTGCTTGTTCTGCTCGACGATGGGAAACATCGACTCGATCAACACATCGGAGAGCAGGTGCGGGTCCAGACCGAGCTCGACGAGCCCGGTGTGTTTGACGTTGTAGTAGTGCTCCTGCAGCTCGATGCGGGGGTTGGTGAGGTGCTCGATCTGTACCGGGCCCGGGAACTGCGCCGACACGACATCGGCGATCTGGCGCACCGACTTGGACTCGGTCATCTGGTTGAACACCCGGAACTCACCGCGCTCGGCGGGGTTCTCCACAGCCAGCCGGATGCACTCGACGGTGTCGCGGATGTCGATCAGACCCCTGATCTGGTTGCCGGTGCCGTACACCGTCAGCGGCTCGCCGAGTACCGCCTGGATGACGAACCGGTTGAGCACCGTGCCGAACACGCTGTCGTAGTCGAAGCGGGTGGCCAGCCGCGGATCGAGCGCGGTCTGCGGCGTCGTCTGGCCGTAGACCACACCCTGGTTGAGGTCGGTGGCCCGCAGACCCCAGGCGCGGCAGGTGAACTCCATGTTGTGCGAGTCGTGCACCTTGCTCAGGTGATAGAACGATCCCGGCCGTTTCGGGAACAGCACACGGTCCCTGCGCCCGTTGTGTTCCAGTTCCAGCCAGCCCTCTTCGATGTCGACGTTGGGCGTGCCGTACTCGCCCATCGTGCCGAGCTTGACCAGGTGGATGTCGCGGTCCAGCTCACCGATCGCATACAGCAGGTTCAGCGTGCCGATGACGTTGTTGTGCTGGGTGTAGACGGCGTGGGCGCGGTCGATCATCGAGTACGGCGCGGCACGCTGCTCGGCGAAGTGCACGACCGCGTCGGGCGCGAACTCCCGCAGCGTCGCGTACACGAAATCGGCGTCGAGCAGATCGCCGACGTAGGTGGGGAGCCGCTTCCCGGAGTGCTCCTCCCACGCCGCCACCCGGGTGGACAGGTCTTCGATCGGCACCAGGCTGCACACGCCGAGTTCGTCGTCGTAACCGCGCCGGGCGAAGTTGTCGAGCACCGCCACGTCATGTCCGCGATCGGACAGATGCAGTGCAGTGGGCCATCCGAGGTATCCGTCACCGCCGAGCACGAGAACTCGCAAAACAGCCATCCCTTTCGCCGCTGGTGAACCTGAGCCTAAGACACGGGCACAACCACGTGCACAATTGCGGCAACACGCGCGATTCACAGGGAGGGTCATATGGCCGAGGACCGGGGGGCGTTCACAGCGGCCACGGGCCGTCAACTCGAGGCGGCCGGACGGGACAAGCCGCGGTACCGCCGCTACCAGTACGACCTGATCGCACCGCACTGCGGCCGCACGATCCTCGAGGTCGGTGCCGGTCTGGGCGAGTTCGCCGAGCAGTTCGACGACGTGGACCGGCTGGTGTTGACCGATGTGGATCCCGGCGCCGTGGAATTGATGGCGCGGCGCTTCGCCGGGCGGCCCGAGGTCCAGACCAGGACGTTGGCGCTGGGCGTGGCACCGGAGCTCGAGGAACCGGTCGACTCGGTGGTCGCGATCAACGTGCTCGAGCACATCGAGGACGACGCCGGCGCGTTGCGGTCGCTGGCCACCGCGGTGCAGCCGGGCGGCAGCATCGTGCTGTGGGTGCCCGGTTACCAGCAGCTCTACGGGGAGTTCGACCGCAAGGTCGGCCACGTGCGCCGGTACACACCGGCCACGTTGGCGAGCGCCGTGCGGCGCGCCGGGCTGGACGTCGAGCTGGTCAAGCCGGTCAACCTGCTCGGCGGCATCGCGTGGTGGCTGACGGTGCGCCGGGGTGGTTCGACGTCACCGGATTCCAAACTCGTGGCGGTGTTCGACCGCTTCGTCGTTCCGGTGACCCGGGCGCTGGAGCGGGTGATGCGCCCGCCCTTCGGGCAATCGGTGCTGTGCGTGGCCCGGGTCCGGGCGTGAGCCAAGGGCTGCGCCGTCCCCGCGTCCGGCTGTGGGGCCGCTACACCGGCGCCTCGGTCATCGCCGGCCTGATCAGCGAGGCGGTCTTCCTGCTCACCTACTGGCTGGCGGGGGCGCCGCTGCTGGCCAGCGTGCTCGCCTTCGTCGCCGGTGCGGTCCCCAACTACCTGATGAACCGGTACTGGGCGTGGCAGCAGCGGGGCCGCCCGCACCACCGCAGGGAGGTGCTGCCGTATGCCGTCATCGTCATCGTCACCGCCGTCACCGCGATCCTGGTCACCACCGCCGCCGACGGCTGGGTGCGCGACCACGTCGACTCGCACGCCTGGCAGGTCGTCCTCGTCGGAGCGTCGTTCCTGGGCACCTACGGCGCGATGTTCGTGCTGAAGTTCGTGCTGTTCGACCGGTTCATCTTCGTCGACCGCCGCGCACGTACTCCCGGAACCACGTCCGCACCATGACGCGGGCGTAGTTCGCGCCGTAGATGAGGTTCGCGCCCTTCTTGCTCGCCCCGTGCGCGCGCAGGCGCATCGTCATCGGCACCTCGACGACGCGTGCGCCGCGGGCAGCGACCCCGAGCAGCAGTTCCGAGGACTGGTACTGGGGTTCGGTCAGCGTCACCGACCGCGCCAGTTCGGCGCGCATCGCGCGGAAGCCGAACGACGTGTCGGTGATGTGGCGCCAGGTCAGCACGCTGGCCAGTACCGCGAAGACCCGCACGCCCAGCCAGCGGACGCGGTTGTCGGAGACGTGGTGTCCCAGGCGGCGCGACCCGGTGACGAAGTCGGCGCGGCCGTCGAGCAGCGGTGTCACCAGGGTTTCCAGTTCGGCGCCGTCGTACTGTCCGTCGGCATCGGTGGTCACCACGAACCGCGCCCCGTGCCGGGCGGCCAGCCGATATCCCAGCCGCAGCGCCGCGCCCTGGCCGCGGTTGCGCGGCGCGACGCAGGTGTAGGCGCCGTATGCCCGCGCCACCTCGGCGGTGGCGTCGGTCGCGCCGTCGACGACGACCAGGACGTCCACCGGCATTCCGCAGCACCGTTTCGGCATCTCTGTCAGCACCGCGCCGATGCCGTCGGCCTCGTTGTACGCGGCGATCACCACGACCAGCTCGGCCAGCTGCAGAGCCGGGTAGTGCTGGTCGAACTCCGCGACGGCGAGCGCGTCGATCTCGTCGGGGTAGTCGGCCAGCCGTGTCATGAATCGCCGACGGTGTCGAGGAAGTAGCGCCAGGTGCTCTTGAGTCCGTCGGCCAGCTCGACGCTGGGCCGGTAGCCGATCGCGCGGGCGCTGTGCGACACGTCGACCACGA is a window from the Mycolicibacterium poriferae genome containing:
- a CDS encoding glycosyltransferase family 2 protein, which encodes MTRLADYPDEIDALAVAEFDQHYPALQLAELVVVIAAYNEADGIGAVLTEMPKRCCGMPVDVLVVVDGATDATAEVARAYGAYTCVAPRNRGQGAALRLGYRLAARHGARFVVTTDADGQYDGAELETLVTPLLDGRADFVTGSRRLGHHVSDNRVRWLGVRVFAVLASVLTWRHITDTSFGFRAMRAELARSVTLTEPQYQSSELLLGVAARGARVVEVPMTMRLRAHGASKKGANLIYGANYARVMVRTWFREYVRGGRRR
- a CDS encoding class I SAM-dependent methyltransferase, translated to MAEDRGAFTAATGRQLEAAGRDKPRYRRYQYDLIAPHCGRTILEVGAGLGEFAEQFDDVDRLVLTDVDPGAVELMARRFAGRPEVQTRTLALGVAPELEEPVDSVVAINVLEHIEDDAGALRSLATAVQPGGSIVLWVPGYQQLYGEFDRKVGHVRRYTPATLASAVRRAGLDVELVKPVNLLGGIAWWLTVRRGGSTSPDSKLVAVFDRFVVPVTRALERVMRPPFGQSVLCVARVRA
- a CDS encoding GtrA family protein, which translates into the protein MSQGLRRPRVRLWGRYTGASVIAGLISEAVFLLTYWLAGAPLLASVLAFVAGAVPNYLMNRYWAWQQRGRPHHRREVLPYAVIVIVTAVTAILVTTAADGWVRDHVDSHAWQVVLVGASFLGTYGAMFVLKFVLFDRFIFVDRRARTPGTTSAP
- a CDS encoding NAD-dependent epimerase/dehydratase family protein, producing the protein MAVLRVLVLGGDGYLGWPTALHLSDRGHDVAVLDNFARRGYDDELGVCSLVPIEDLSTRVAAWEEHSGKRLPTYVGDLLDADFVYATLREFAPDAVVHFAEQRAAPYSMIDRAHAVYTQHNNVIGTLNLLYAIGELDRDIHLVKLGTMGEYGTPNVDIEEGWLELEHNGRRDRVLFPKRPGSFYHLSKVHDSHNMEFTCRAWGLRATDLNQGVVYGQTTPQTALDPRLATRFDYDSVFGTVLNRFVIQAVLGEPLTVYGTGNQIRGLIDIRDTVECIRLAVENPAERGEFRVFNQMTESKSVRQIADVVSAQFPGPVQIEHLTNPRIELQEHYYNVKHTGLVELGLDPHLLSDVLIESMFPIVEQNKHRVDTEKLYPTVQWTSSGNS